Proteins found in one Desulfomicrobium apsheronum genomic segment:
- the rpsI gene encoding 30S ribosomal protein S9: protein MSQDFFYGTGKRKTSVSRTRLYKGTGSITVNGRELGDYFPRATLQMIIRQPLKLTKTLEKFNIACRVTGGGLSGQAQAVRHGISRALLEFDPEMRGVLKRAGFLTRDSRVKERKKYGQRAARARFQYSKR, encoded by the coding sequence ATGAGTCAAGATTTCTTCTACGGTACCGGCAAAAGAAAGACATCCGTTTCCCGGACCAGACTGTATAAAGGCACAGGGAGCATCACTGTCAACGGTCGCGAACTGGGTGACTACTTTCCCCGGGCCACGTTGCAGATGATCATTCGTCAGCCCCTCAAGCTGACCAAGACCCTCGAAAAATTCAACATCGCCTGCCGTGTCACCGGCGGCGGACTTTCCGGACAGGCTCAGGCCGTGCGTCACGGCATCAGCCGTGCACTGCTTGAATTCGATCCGGAAATGCGCGGCGTGCTCAAGCGTGCCGGTTTCCTGACCCGCGATTCCCGCGTCAAGGAAAGAAAGAAGTACGGCCAGCGCGCTGCCCGTGCCCGGTTCCAGTACTCCAAGCGTTAA
- the amrS gene encoding AmmeMemoRadiSam system radical SAM enzyme, with protein MKTPALLWRSLEGSTVQCQLCAHFCRIEDGTRGQCGVRENRGGQLFSLSYDKVAALNLDPVEKKPLFHFLPGTKTLSLGTQGCNLACAFCQNASLSQPPRQGKALGGEAIPPREIIRMAQTSGAASVAYTYSEPTIFFELMRETAILAQEAGLANIMVSNGFQSPQCLDALGDLIQAVNIDIKSYREEFYSDICAARLGPVLKNLVHMKKLGWHIETTTLVIPDLNDSDRELGEIARFVHDELGKDTAWHVSRFHPCHQMLDHAPTPLDTLKRAYDIGRAAGLSHVFVGNVPGSDLENTICPGCGQMVVERVGFNILRNRLQRGVCPGCGEVVIRPENLGKGD; from the coding sequence ATGAAAACACCAGCGCTACTCTGGCGATCGCTGGAAGGCAGCACCGTGCAATGTCAGCTTTGCGCCCACTTCTGCCGTATCGAGGATGGCACACGCGGTCAGTGCGGGGTGCGCGAAAACAGGGGCGGCCAGCTCTTTTCCCTCTCTTATGACAAGGTCGCGGCCCTGAATCTCGATCCGGTGGAGAAAAAACCCCTCTTTCATTTCCTGCCCGGGACCAAAACCCTTTCCCTTGGCACCCAAGGCTGCAACCTGGCCTGCGCGTTCTGTCAAAACGCGAGCCTCTCGCAGCCTCCCCGCCAGGGCAAGGCGCTCGGCGGAGAGGCCATCCCGCCCCGGGAGATCATTCGCATGGCGCAGACATCGGGGGCCGCGTCCGTGGCCTACACCTATTCCGAGCCCACCATCTTTTTCGAACTCATGCGCGAAACCGCGATCCTGGCTCAGGAAGCAGGGCTGGCCAACATCATGGTCAGCAACGGGTTCCAGAGTCCGCAATGCCTCGACGCGCTGGGCGACCTGATCCAGGCCGTCAACATCGACATCAAATCCTACCGCGAGGAATTCTACAGCGACATTTGCGCCGCACGCCTGGGACCCGTACTCAAAAACCTGGTGCACATGAAAAAACTGGGCTGGCACATCGAAACGACCACCCTGGTCATCCCGGACCTGAACGACTCGGACCGGGAACTGGGCGAGATCGCCCGCTTCGTGCACGACGAACTGGGAAAGGATACTGCCTGGCACGTCTCGCGCTTCCACCCCTGCCACCAAATGCTGGACCACGCGCCAACGCCGCTGGACACGCTGAAGCGGGCCTACGACATCGGACGGGCCGCCGGGCTCTCCCATGTCTTTGTCGGTAACGTGCCAGGATCGGATCTGGAGAACACCATCTGCCCCGGGTGCGGACAGATGGTCGTGGAACGGGTCGGCTTCAACATCCTGCGCAACAGGCTGCAGCGGGGCGTATGTCCCGGGTGCGGAGAAGTCGTCATCAGACCGGAGAATCTGGGAAAGGGCGATTAG
- a CDS encoding amidohydrolase codes for MSILIKKVRLNGELVDVLIKGNRFDSIGTDVDSSADVVIDGLGKAILPSFHNAHTHAAMTLMRGYADDMELHTWLADHIWPFEARLGEDDIYWGAKLACLEMIKSGTTFFADMYWHWKGTARAVTEMGMRAALSAAFFDFDDPARAETMKRQVMDLHAVSAAFPDRIQFILGPHAIYTVSSDSLRWLGEYANRHGLLVHLHLSETQKEVEDCLAKHGKRPVEYLHELGLLAPNLILAHAVWMNGTEMELLARHGVQVVHCPVSNMKLCSGQFDHVAMKAHGVTVALGTDGCSSNNNLDMIEEMKIASLLAKVTSMDPTAMPAQEALDTATLNGARMYGLDAGRIASGKLADCILVNLEHVRMVPGHHLVSNLVYSANSSCVDTTICDGRVLMLGGKVEGEEEILAQVRATLARLNAPREPEGDACS; via the coding sequence TTGAGTATCCTGATAAAAAAAGTGCGCCTGAATGGAGAGTTGGTTGATGTGCTCATCAAGGGCAATCGCTTCGACTCCATCGGAACGGACGTGGATTCGTCCGCCGACGTTGTCATCGACGGGTTGGGCAAGGCCATCCTGCCGTCCTTCCACAACGCCCATACCCACGCCGCCATGACGCTCATGCGCGGCTATGCCGACGACATGGAGCTGCATACCTGGCTTGCCGACCACATCTGGCCTTTCGAGGCCCGGCTTGGCGAGGATGACATCTACTGGGGGGCGAAGCTGGCCTGCCTTGAGATGATCAAGTCCGGGACGACTTTTTTCGCCGACATGTACTGGCATTGGAAGGGCACGGCCCGCGCCGTGACCGAGATGGGCATGCGCGCGGCCCTGTCCGCCGCCTTTTTCGATTTCGACGATCCGGCCCGCGCCGAGACCATGAAGCGTCAGGTCATGGATCTGCACGCCGTCAGCGCCGCGTTTCCGGACCGCATCCAGTTCATTCTCGGGCCTCACGCCATCTACACCGTGTCCTCGGATTCCTTACGCTGGCTGGGGGAATACGCGAACCGCCACGGGCTTCTGGTGCATCTGCACCTTTCGGAGACGCAAAAAGAGGTCGAGGATTGCCTAGCCAAGCATGGCAAACGGCCGGTGGAGTATCTGCACGAACTGGGCCTGCTGGCCCCGAACCTCATCCTTGCGCACGCCGTGTGGATGAACGGGACCGAGATGGAACTCCTGGCCCGGCACGGGGTGCAGGTCGTGCACTGTCCCGTCTCGAACATGAAGCTTTGCTCCGGCCAGTTCGACCATGTCGCCATGAAGGCTCACGGAGTCACCGTGGCCCTGGGCACGGACGGGTGCTCTTCGAACAACAATCTGGACATGATCGAGGAAATGAAGATCGCTTCCCTGCTGGCCAAGGTCACGTCCATGGACCCGACCGCCATGCCCGCCCAGGAAGCCCTCGACACGGCCACCCTGAACGGGGCGCGCATGTATGGCCTGGACGCGGGCCGCATCGCTTCCGGCAAGCTCGCGGACTGCATCCTGGTCAATCTGGAGCATGTGCGCATGGTTCCGGGGCATCATCTTGTCTCCAACCTCGTCTACAGCGCGAACAGCTCCTGCGTGGACACGACCATCTGCGACGGCCGGGTGCTCATGCTCGGTGGCAAGGTCGAGGGCGAGGAGGAGATCCTGGCCCAGGTCCGCGCGACGCTGGCCCGGCTCAATGCCCCGCGAGAGCCCGAGGGGGACGCATGCTCCTGA
- the pdxS gene encoding pyridoxal 5'-phosphate synthase lyase subunit PdxS has translation MKSSDCNDDKALLNTGLARMFKGGVIMDVINAEQARIAEEAGACAVMALERVPADIRACGGVARMSDPAMIREIMAAVSIPVMAKCRIGHFMEARILEAVGVDYIDESEVLTPADEEFHIDKNAFKVPFVCGCRNLGEALRRIAEGAAMIRTKGEAGTGDVVEAVRHARTVQSQIRQVQGMLPEELATHAKNIGAPLELLRQVHELGRMPVVNFAAGGVATPADAALMMQLGMDGVFVGSGIFKSGDPAKRARAIVQAVTHFEDPSILAEVSENLGEAMSGIAVRSLDAAQQFAGRGW, from the coding sequence ATGAAATCAAGTGACTGCAATGACGACAAGGCGCTGCTCAATACAGGTCTGGCCCGGATGTTCAAGGGTGGGGTGATCATGGACGTGATCAACGCGGAACAGGCCCGCATCGCCGAAGAGGCCGGGGCCTGCGCGGTCATGGCTCTGGAGCGGGTTCCCGCCGACATCCGCGCCTGCGGCGGCGTGGCCCGCATGTCCGACCCGGCCATGATCCGAGAGATCATGGCCGCCGTCTCCATCCCGGTCATGGCCAAGTGCCGCATCGGCCATTTCATGGAGGCCCGCATCCTCGAAGCCGTTGGCGTGGATTACATCGACGAGAGCGAGGTCCTGACCCCGGCGGATGAGGAATTCCATATCGACAAGAACGCTTTCAAGGTGCCGTTTGTCTGCGGGTGCCGCAATCTGGGCGAGGCCCTGCGCCGCATTGCCGAGGGCGCGGCCATGATCCGCACCAAGGGCGAGGCGGGCACGGGGGACGTGGTCGAGGCCGTGCGCCATGCCCGGACCGTGCAGAGCCAGATCAGGCAGGTGCAGGGCATGCTCCCTGAGGAACTGGCCACGCATGCCAAGAATATCGGCGCGCCCCTTGAGCTTTTGCGTCAGGTGCATGAGCTGGGCCGGATGCCGGTGGTCAATTTCGCGGCCGGCGGAGTGGCCACCCCGGCTGATGCCGCGCTGATGATGCAGCTTGGCATGGACGGTGTTTTCGTTGGGTCGGGAATCTTCAAGAGCGGCGATCCGGCCAAGAGAGCGCGGGCCATCGTGCAGGCGGTGACTCATTTCGAAGATCCGTCCATTCTGGCCGAGGTCAGCGAAAATCTTGGCGAGGCCATGTCCGGCATCGCGGTTCGGTCCCTTGACGCCGCGCAGCAGTTCGCGGGTCGGGGCTGGTGA
- the purM gene encoding phosphoribosylformylglycinamidine cyclo-ligase, translating into MSQRDKAYKDAGVDIEAGNTFVSRIKSLVASTYTKGVVNDIGGFGGLFKPSMSMVNEPVLVASTDGVGTKLKLAFMFDRHDTVGIDLVAMSVNDIIVQGAKPLFFLDYFATGKLDIDKAEAVIKGIVDGCKEGQCALIGGETAEMPDFYADGEYDLSGFCVGMVDNDKVVDGSSIGVGDIIIGLASSGVHSNGYSLVRKIYERSGLQPADIFPGTDQTVAEVLLTPTRIYVEAVRNVMRDWEIHGMVHVTGGGFYDNIVRILPKGVTAQIRFGSWSIPPVFEWLRTQRDLSWEEMLQIFNSGIGYIMVVKKDVAKDVVHRLGALKQDAWIIGEIVERIDGEEQVRIDFPVADA; encoded by the coding sequence ATGTCCCAGCGAGACAAGGCCTACAAGGATGCCGGAGTCGATATAGAAGCGGGCAACACGTTCGTGTCCCGGATCAAGTCTCTGGTGGCATCGACCTACACCAAGGGCGTTGTCAACGATATCGGAGGATTCGGCGGGCTTTTCAAGCCTTCCATGTCCATGGTCAACGAACCGGTGCTGGTGGCTTCCACCGACGGCGTGGGCACAAAGCTCAAACTGGCCTTCATGTTCGACAGACACGACACCGTCGGCATCGACCTGGTGGCCATGAGTGTCAACGACATAATTGTTCAGGGCGCCAAGCCTCTGTTTTTCCTTGACTATTTCGCAACCGGCAAGCTTGATATCGACAAGGCCGAAGCGGTCATTAAGGGCATCGTCGACGGCTGCAAGGAAGGCCAGTGCGCCCTCATTGGCGGCGAAACCGCCGAGATGCCTGATTTCTACGCCGACGGCGAATACGACCTGTCCGGGTTCTGCGTCGGCATGGTCGACAACGACAAGGTCGTGGACGGTTCGAGCATCGGCGTGGGCGACATCATTATCGGTCTGGCCTCTTCGGGCGTGCATTCCAACGGGTACTCCCTTGTACGCAAGATCTATGAGCGCTCCGGCCTGCAGCCCGCCGACATTTTTCCCGGCACGGATCAGACCGTGGCCGAGGTGCTGCTCACGCCGACCCGCATCTATGTCGAAGCCGTGCGCAACGTCATGCGGGACTGGGAAATTCATGGCATGGTCCATGTCACCGGCGGCGGTTTCTACGACAACATCGTGCGCATCCTGCCCAAGGGCGTGACCGCGCAGATCCGCTTCGGCTCCTGGAGCATCCCTCCCGTTTTTGAATGGCTGCGGACCCAGAGGGACCTCTCGTGGGAGGAGATGCTGCAGATTTTCAACAGTGGCATCGGCTATATCATGGTCGTCAAGAAGGACGTGGCCAAGGATGTGGTGCACCGGCTGGGCGCCCTGAAACAGGATGCCTGGATCATCGGCGAGATTGTCGAGCGGATTGACGGCGAAGAGCAGGTCCGCATAGATTTTCCCGTCGCCGACGCATGA
- the rplM gene encoding 50S ribosomal protein L13, producing MKTYSPKASELTHKWYLVDAKDKVLGRLATEIATRLRGKHKAEFAPHMDNGDFIIVINADKIKVTGQKASQKTYYRYTGYVGGLRETTLEEMMVKSPETVITKAVKGMLPKSALGFQLIKKLKVYTGTEHPHQAQQPEVLDI from the coding sequence ATGAAGACGTACAGTCCCAAAGCAAGTGAACTGACCCACAAATGGTACCTTGTCGACGCCAAGGACAAGGTCCTGGGCCGACTTGCAACGGAAATAGCAACCCGCCTCCGGGGAAAACACAAGGCCGAGTTCGCCCCGCACATGGATAACGGTGATTTCATCATCGTCATCAACGCGGACAAAATCAAAGTAACCGGTCAGAAGGCTTCCCAGAAGACCTACTACCGTTACACCGGTTATGTAGGCGGCCTTCGGGAAACCACTCTGGAAGAGATGATGGTCAAAAGCCCGGAAACGGTCATCACCAAAGCGGTCAAAGGCATGCTGCCCAAAAGCGCATTGGGCTTTCAGCTGATCAAGAAACTGAAAGTATACACCGGCACGGAACATCCTCACCAGGCACAGCAGCCTGAAGTGCTGGACATCTAA
- a CDS encoding methyl-accepting chemotaxis protein, with amino-acid sequence MKNTDADPKSGDTILSTLRGKITATILTLLALNAAGLIWIALTASSAIPPLSWSVAGIILLLTVGIGAVALKVLHREAQRGIADINAVFQNIQGQEADLSCTMADLDNPDLKHISTCYNSFLESVRELVEKIRKMGIDIALDSTRMAKSVFDTRNKTAAQGSIAEEVAVASNEANEAIAEIAQNTQYVAEKTTSNLNTAHRSHTELQDVTDKIHKINTIVESFRNTVDDLGASSANILSIVTIINGISEQTNLLSLNATIEAARAGEHGKGFAVVAEEVRELSRRIKPATEEISNNIGAMIKIVERTQTETAQILDYARDTDQVVTAATVNFEHMIDDFETANDQLIKIAAAIEELSTNNNDVTEKVNNINALSQEIATDMNSSATSVDALNSVTERMLELVARFKTGEGKFDTVIDTAKEIRDDYQVRIQGMKDRGINVFDTQYKAVPNTSPQKYVTAFSDVFVKEMQSVVDDAQKRIPGTIYCLAIDHKGYLPIHHGAVSKAMTGDPVKDLLQSRHQRIYQSNRTEQRRCSHTDPLLLQTYMRDTGEILNDLSMPIFVDGKHWGAFIMGFDPRAMFNEA; translated from the coding sequence ATGAAAAACACAGACGCGGACCCAAAATCGGGCGACACCATACTCTCCACGCTGCGAGGCAAGATAACGGCGACGATCCTGACCCTGCTGGCCTTGAATGCTGCGGGCCTCATCTGGATCGCCCTGACCGCAAGCTCCGCCATTCCGCCGCTGTCGTGGAGCGTGGCCGGGATCATCCTGCTCCTGACCGTGGGGATCGGAGCCGTCGCCCTGAAGGTTCTGCACCGTGAGGCGCAGCGGGGCATCGCCGACATAAACGCCGTGTTCCAGAACATCCAGGGCCAGGAAGCCGACCTGTCCTGCACCATGGCGGATCTGGACAACCCGGACCTGAAGCACATCTCGACCTGCTACAACAGCTTCCTGGAGAGCGTGCGGGAACTGGTGGAAAAAATCCGCAAGATGGGCATCGACATCGCCCTCGACAGCACCCGCATGGCCAAATCCGTGTTCGACACCAGAAACAAGACCGCCGCGCAGGGTTCCATCGCCGAAGAAGTCGCCGTGGCCAGCAACGAGGCCAACGAGGCCATCGCAGAAATTGCACAGAACACGCAGTATGTGGCCGAAAAGACCACCAGCAACCTGAACACCGCCCACAGATCGCACACCGAACTGCAGGACGTCACGGACAAGATCCACAAGATAAACACCATCGTCGAATCCTTCCGCAACACCGTGGACGATCTGGGCGCAAGCTCGGCCAACATCCTGAGCATCGTGACCATCATCAACGGCATCTCCGAACAGACCAATCTCTTGTCCCTGAACGCCACCATCGAGGCGGCCAGGGCCGGTGAACACGGCAAGGGTTTCGCAGTAGTCGCCGAGGAAGTTCGCGAACTATCGCGCAGGATCAAGCCCGCAACGGAAGAGATCTCCAACAATATCGGAGCAATGATCAAAATCGTCGAACGCACCCAGACCGAGACCGCGCAAATCCTGGATTATGCCAGGGACACCGATCAGGTCGTGACTGCGGCCACGGTCAATTTCGAACACATGATCGACGACTTTGAGACGGCCAACGACCAACTGATCAAAATCGCAGCCGCCATCGAGGAATTGTCGACCAACAACAACGACGTCACCGAGAAGGTCAACAACATCAATGCGCTCAGCCAGGAGATCGCCACGGACATGAACTCCTCGGCCACCTCGGTGGATGCCCTGAACTCCGTGACCGAGCGGATGCTCGAACTGGTGGCGCGCTTCAAGACAGGGGAAGGAAAATTCGACACGGTCATCGACACGGCAAAAGAGATCCGCGACGACTATCAGGTCCGGATTCAGGGCATGAAGGACCGGGGGATCAACGTGTTCGACACACAGTACAAGGCCGTGCCGAACACGTCGCCGCAGAAATACGTCACCGCCTTCAGCGACGTTTTCGTCAAGGAAATGCAGAGCGTCGTCGATGACGCGCAGAAAAGAATCCCGGGAACCATCTATTGCCTGGCCATCGATCACAAAGGCTATCTGCCCATCCATCACGGGGCCGTTTCCAAGGCCATGACCGGAGACCCCGTCAAGGATCTGCTCCAAAGCCGGCACCAGCGCATCTACCAGAGCAACCGCACAGAACAGCGCAGATGTTCCCACACCGACCCGCTCCTGCTGCAAACCTACATGCGCGACACAGGCGAAATTCTGAACGACCTGTCCATGCCCATATTTGTCGACGGCAAGCACTGGGGAGCCTTCATCATGGGCTTTGACCCGCGAGCCATGTTCAACGAAGCCTGA
- a CDS encoding cob(I)yrinic acid a,c-diamide adenosyltransferase, protein MLLIYTGNGKGKTSACVGQAIRALGQGLTVAFGQFMKRGDQAGEQEMLAKLLGERFLASGAGFYRDTDFDTHREKATQLLCWAGELLDRGVDMLVLDEALYALNHGLLMEEELRELITRCKDQGRHLVLSGRGAPSWIVELADIVSDITEVKHVYAQGGKARRGIEF, encoded by the coding sequence ATGCTCCTGATCTATACCGGCAACGGCAAGGGCAAGACCTCGGCCTGCGTTGGCCAGGCCATCCGCGCCCTGGGGCAGGGGCTCACCGTTGCCTTCGGGCAGTTCATGAAGCGGGGCGATCAGGCCGGTGAGCAGGAGATGCTGGCAAAGCTGCTTGGCGAGCGTTTTCTGGCCTCGGGAGCGGGCTTTTACCGCGACACTGATTTCGACACCCACCGCGAGAAGGCCACGCAGCTTCTGTGCTGGGCAGGAGAGCTCCTTGATCGGGGTGTGGACATGCTGGTCCTCGATGAGGCCCTGTACGCCCTGAATCACGGCCTGCTCATGGAAGAGGAGCTGCGGGAACTGATCACGCGCTGCAAGGACCAGGGACGCCACCTGGTCCTGTCCGGGCGCGGCGCTCCGTCCTGGATCGTGGAGCTGGCCGACATCGTTTCGGACATCACCGAGGTCAAGCACGTTTACGCCCAGGGCGGCAAGGCTCGTCGCGGCATTGAATTTTAA
- a CDS encoding radical SAM protein — MSSKKIQPVMVFADADGNVYDHPDLLMLVRRGRELTLPRPDELIPLPEGSDLYLLPGRHALGLDPETGKAEAMEERAVAAFVCPSYTLSASAAYLADADAPKLPLFAYGAIGFAKDKFWVAATQVDKDRRQVFTQVAPERITKGAQDLLKRYPENRLISHLSRCALTFCCPAAKNLALGRFEAPLPTAKACNARCYGCISHQPLDSGFPSSQNRIDFTPTAKEIVEIMQLHSKRAKNPVMSFGQGCEGEPLTEAALLTEAIALFRGAGGRGTVNINTNASLPDTMPCLAKAGLDSIRVSLNSARESVYNSYYRPHGYTFADVRRTIVTAKEHGLFVSLNYLFFPGVNDVESELEALTDLVASARPDYIQMRNLSLDPELYLGCVGDPTEPSMGLGNFMKRLKKACPWINYGYFNPYIENKTPLLWT, encoded by the coding sequence GTGAGCAGCAAAAAAATCCAGCCGGTCATGGTTTTCGCGGATGCGGACGGCAATGTTTACGACCACCCCGACCTGCTCATGCTCGTGCGCCGGGGCCGCGAACTGACCCTGCCCCGCCCGGACGAACTCATTCCCCTGCCCGAAGGCAGCGACCTGTATCTTTTGCCCGGCCGCCACGCCCTGGGGCTTGACCCGGAGACGGGCAAGGCCGAGGCCATGGAAGAGCGGGCCGTGGCCGCCTTTGTCTGCCCGTCCTACACGCTCTCCGCCTCGGCGGCCTACCTGGCTGATGCCGACGCCCCCAAACTGCCGTTGTTCGCTTACGGAGCCATCGGCTTCGCCAAGGACAAGTTCTGGGTCGCAGCGACTCAGGTGGACAAGGACAGAAGACAGGTCTTCACCCAGGTCGCGCCGGAACGGATCACCAAGGGCGCCCAGGATCTGCTGAAGCGCTATCCGGAGAACCGGCTGATCTCCCATCTTTCGCGCTGCGCCCTGACCTTTTGCTGCCCGGCCGCCAAAAATCTGGCCCTGGGCCGGTTCGAGGCGCCCCTGCCTACGGCCAAGGCTTGCAATGCCCGCTGCTACGGCTGCATCTCGCATCAGCCCCTAGACTCGGGATTTCCGTCCTCCCAGAACCGCATTGATTTCACCCCCACGGCGAAAGAAATTGTCGAGATCATGCAGCTGCACTCCAAGCGGGCCAAGAATCCGGTCATGTCCTTCGGACAGGGCTGTGAAGGCGAACCCCTGACGGAAGCCGCGCTCCTGACTGAAGCCATCGCCCTCTTCCGTGGCGCGGGCGGCCGGGGCACGGTCAACATCAACACCAACGCGAGCCTGCCGGATACCATGCCCTGCCTGGCCAAGGCCGGCCTTGATTCCATCCGGGTCAGCCTGAACAGCGCGCGCGAGTCCGTCTACAACAGCTACTACCGGCCCCACGGCTACACCTTCGCCGACGTCCGCCGCACCATCGTCACGGCCAAGGAACACGGACTTTTCGTGTCCCTCAACTACCTTTTCTTCCCAGGCGTGAATGACGTGGAGAGCGAACTCGAAGCCCTGACCGATCTCGTTGCATCCGCCCGCCCCGACTACATCCAGATGCGCAACCTGAGCCTCGACCCCGAGCTTTACCTGGGCTGTGTCGGAGACCCGACCGAGCCGTCCATGGGCCTTGGCAATTTCATGAAGCGGCTCAAAAAAGCCTGCCCCTGGATCAATTACGGCTATTTCAACCCCTACATCGAGAACAAGACTCCCCTGCTCTGGACATAG
- a CDS encoding PAS domain-containing protein: MTTDSKKSRHDLEAELAILQGRLRVLVDGSPLGIFFDDAEDKCVFVNRTFCEMMGLSERDALGDGWARTVHPQDLPRLLSERAGAVTRGEPLFRSEYRYSRPDGRVGWVEEQTRPVHAPDGNLLGYVGTLAEISGRKEEEALRARHSEVLEERVRERTAELLAQTERLAEMNTALKVLLRQREEDREDLEQVVLANVRRRISPTLDRLQGLCVGEEARLLADELRRSLKELTEPFCHRLSTVCQGLTPAEIQVAELIREGLGTKEIAARLGVGASTIDTHRHHLRRKLGLKDRRDGLRSHLLSLES; encoded by the coding sequence ATGACAACCGATTCAAAAAAATCCCGGCACGATCTTGAAGCCGAACTTGCGATCCTGCAGGGTCGCTTGCGGGTTCTGGTCGATGGCTCGCCCCTGGGGATTTTTTTTGACGATGCCGAGGACAAGTGCGTTTTCGTGAACAGGACCTTTTGCGAGATGATGGGGCTGTCCGAGAGGGACGCCCTGGGGGACGGCTGGGCCAGGACCGTTCATCCGCAGGATCTGCCGAGGCTTTTGAGCGAGCGGGCTGGAGCCGTGACCCGAGGCGAGCCGCTTTTTCGTTCCGAGTACAGGTATTCCCGCCCGGATGGCCGAGTGGGCTGGGTGGAGGAACAGACCCGGCCGGTTCACGCCCCGGACGGGAATCTGCTGGGCTACGTAGGCACCCTGGCCGAGATCAGCGGGCGCAAGGAAGAGGAGGCGTTGCGGGCCCGGCACAGCGAGGTGCTGGAGGAAAGGGTTCGGGAGCGCACCGCAGAGCTTCTGGCCCAGACCGAGCGCCTGGCTGAGATGAACACGGCGCTCAAGGTCCTTTTGCGTCAGCGCGAAGAGGATCGCGAAGATCTTGAACAGGTCGTGCTGGCCAATGTCCGCCGCCGCATCTCCCCGACCCTGGATCGCCTGCAGGGGCTTTGCGTCGGAGAAGAGGCCCGTTTGCTGGCCGATGAGCTTCGCCGGAGCCTCAAGGAATTGACCGAGCCCTTTTGTCATCGGCTGTCCACCGTTTGTCAGGGGTTGACCCCGGCCGAAATCCAGGTCGCCGAATTGATCCGCGAGGGACTCGGCACCAAGGAAATCGCCGCTCGTCTCGGTGTCGGAGCCTCCACCATCGACACCCATCGCCATCATCTCCGCCGCAAGCTCGGGCTCAAGGACCGCCGGGACGGCTTGCGCTCCCATCTGCTCTCCCTCGAATCCTGA
- the pdxT gene encoding pyridoxal 5'-phosphate synthase glutaminase subunit PdxT: MRIGILALQGAFAEHVEMLGALGTRAELVRSCAQLEGLDGLILPGGESTSMRRLAGQSGLDVALRDFGASRPVWGVCAGLILLAARVEGEAPFLGLMDMGVARNAYGRQQESFVSGLSVDGLTDSRPYPGVFIRAPRVLETGPCVKVLARRGDAPVALRQGHLMATAFHPELTGDGRVHACFLDLCADRMRRGLAG; encoded by the coding sequence ATGCGTATCGGCATCCTTGCCCTGCAGGGTGCTTTCGCCGAGCACGTCGAAATGCTCGGGGCTCTTGGGACGCGGGCCGAATTGGTCCGCTCCTGCGCACAACTGGAGGGTCTGGACGGGCTCATCCTGCCTGGCGGAGAGAGCACGAGCATGCGGCGTCTGGCAGGACAGTCCGGGCTCGACGTCGCCTTGCGCGATTTCGGGGCAAGCCGTCCGGTCTGGGGCGTCTGCGCGGGACTCATTCTTCTGGCCGCCAGGGTCGAGGGCGAAGCGCCCTTTCTGGGGCTGATGGACATGGGTGTCGCGCGCAATGCCTACGGTCGCCAGCAGGAGAGCTTCGTGTCCGGTTTGAGCGTTGACGGGCTGACGGATTCCCGGCCCTACCCCGGCGTGTTCATCCGCGCTCCGAGAGTGCTTGAAACGGGACCATGCGTTAAGGTCCTGGCCCGCCGGGGAGATGCCCCGGTGGCCTTGCGTCAGGGCCATCTCATGGCCACGGCCTTTCACCCGGAATTGACCGGGGACGGCCGCGTGCATGCCTGCTTTCTGGATTTGTGCGCGGATCGGATGCGCAGAGGTCTGGCCGGATGA